One genomic segment of Brevibacillus laterosporus LMG 15441 includes these proteins:
- a CDS encoding DUF951 domain-containing protein: MERKQFDLGDIVQMKKQHPCGTNAWKIIRMGMDIRIKCTGCDHSVMIPRLEFEKKMKKVLVPAAPKESAEE; the protein is encoded by the coding sequence ATGGAAAGAAAGCAATTTGATCTGGGGGATATTGTCCAGATGAAAAAACAGCATCCATGCGGCACAAATGCATGGAAGATTATTCGTATGGGGATGGATATTCGAATTAAATGTACGGGATGCGATCACAGTGTGATGATTCCGAGATTGGAATTTGAAAAGAAGATGAAAAAAGTATTGGTGCCAGCAGCGCCAAAAGAGTCCGCAGAAGAATAG